The following are from one region of the Streptococcus sp. 1643 genome:
- the recO gene encoding DNA repair protein RecO: MIQSITSQGLVLYNRNFREDDKLVKIFTEQAGKRMFFVKHAGQSKLAPVIQPLVLARFLLRINDDGLSYIEDYHEVMTFPKINSDLFVMAYATYVAALADASLQDNQQDAPLFAFLRKTLELMEAGIDYQVLTNIFEIQILTRFGISLNFNECVFCHRVGQAFDFSFKYGACLCPEHYHEDERRCHLNPNIPYLLNQFQAIDFETLETISLKAEIKQELRKFMDQLYEEYVGIHLKSKKFIDSLADWGQLLKEENK; this comes from the coding sequence ATGATTCAGTCTATCACGAGTCAAGGTCTCGTACTCTACAATCGTAACTTTCGTGAAGATGACAAGCTAGTCAAGATCTTTACCGAGCAGGCGGGCAAGCGCATGTTTTTCGTCAAACACGCTGGCCAGTCCAAACTAGCTCCTGTTATTCAGCCTTTGGTGTTGGCACGATTTCTCTTGCGCATCAATGATGATGGGCTTAGCTACATCGAGGACTACCATGAGGTGATGACCTTTCCAAAGATTAATAGTGATCTCTTTGTCATGGCCTATGCTACCTATGTGGCAGCTCTTGCAGATGCTAGTTTGCAGGATAATCAGCAGGATGCTCCCTTGTTTGCTTTCTTGAGGAAGACTCTGGAGTTGATGGAAGCAGGGATAGATTATCAGGTTTTAACCAATATTTTTGAAATTCAAATCTTGACTCGATTTGGAATCAGCCTTAATTTTAATGAGTGTGTCTTTTGCCATCGGGTCGGTCAGGCCTTTGACTTTTCTTTCAAATATGGAGCCTGCCTCTGCCCAGAGCATTATCATGAGGATGAGAGACGTTGTCATCTAAATCCCAATATCCCTTATCTGCTCAATCAATTTCAAGCCATTGATTTTGAAACCTTGGAGACCATTTCTCTTAAGGCAGAAATCAAGCAAGAGCTACGCAAGTTTATGGATCAACTCTACGAAGAGTACGTTGGGATTCACCTTAAATCAAAGAAATTCATTGATTCCCTAGCAGACTGGGGACAATTACTAAAAGAGGAAAACAAATGA
- the plsX gene encoding phosphate acyltransferase PlsX: MKKIAVDAMGGDYAPQAIVEGVNQALADFSDIEIQLYGDESKIKQYLTATERVSIIHTDEKINSDDEPTKAIRKKKNASMVLAAKAVKEGEADAVLSAGNTGALLAAGFFIVGRIKNIDRPGLMSTLPTIDGKGFDMLDLGANAENTAHHLHQYAVLGSFYAKNVRGVSKPRVGLLNNGTESSKGDPLRKETYDLLVADESLNFVGNVEARDLMNGVADVVVTDGFTGNAVLKSIEGTAMGIMGLLKTAITGGGLRAKLGALLLKDSLKGLKTQLNYSDVGGAVLFGVKAPVVKTHGSSDAKAVYSTIRQIRTMLETDVVAQTAREFSGE, from the coding sequence ATGAAAAAAATCGCAGTAGATGCTATGGGGGGCGATTACGCACCTCAAGCCATCGTTGAGGGTGTCAACCAAGCCCTTGCTGACTTTTCAGATATTGAGATTCAACTCTATGGAGATGAAAGCAAGATCAAGCAATATCTAACAGCGACAGAGCGCGTTAGCATCATCCATACGGATGAGAAAATTAATTCAGACGATGAGCCGACAAAAGCTATCCGTAAGAAGAAAAATGCCAGCATGGTATTAGCAGCCAAGGCAGTCAAAGAGGGAGAAGCAGACGCCGTCCTCTCAGCTGGGAACACAGGTGCCTTGTTGGCTGCAGGATTCTTTATTGTGGGTCGTATCAAAAATATCGATCGTCCAGGACTCATGTCTACCTTGCCGACCATCGATGGAAAAGGCTTTGATATGCTAGATCTCGGTGCCAATGCAGAAAATACAGCCCATCATCTGCACCAATACGCTGTTTTAGGTTCCTTCTATGCGAAAAATGTTCGTGGGGTTTCGAAACCACGTGTTGGTTTGCTCAACAATGGAACAGAAAGCAGCAAGGGAGATCCGCTTCGTAAGGAAACATACGACTTGCTAGTAGCTGATGAAAGTTTGAACTTTGTCGGAAACGTGGAAGCGCGTGATCTGATGAATGGCGTTGCGGATGTTGTCGTAACAGATGGTTTCACGGGAAACGCTGTTCTCAAATCCATTGAAGGGACAGCCATGGGAATTATGGGCTTGCTCAAGACAGCTATTACAGGTGGTGGTCTTCGAGCGAAGCTAGGTGCTCTACTTCTCAAGGATAGTCTTAAGGGGTTGAAGACACAGCTCAACTATTCAGATGTTGGAGGAGCAGTCTTGTTTGGCGTCAAGGCGCCAGTTGTAAAAACTCATGGCTCAAGTGATGCCAAGGCTGTGTACAGTACGATTCGTCAGATTCGTACCATGCTAGAAACAGACGTAGTTGCTCAAACTGCGCGTGAATTTTCAGGAGAATAA
- a CDS encoding acyl carrier protein, producing MTEKEIFDRIVTIIQERQGEDFAVTEALSLKDDLDADSVDLMEFVLTLEDEFGIEITDEEIDQLQSVADVVAIIKDKK from the coding sequence ATGACAGAAAAAGAAATTTTTGACCGTATTGTAACCATTATCCAAGAGAGACAGGGAGAAGACTTTGCCGTAACAGAAGCCTTAAGTTTGAAAGACGATCTAGATGCGGACTCAGTGGACTTGATGGAGTTTGTCTTGACACTAGAAGATGAATTTGGTATCGAAATCACTGATGAGGAAATCGATCAACTTCAAAGTGTAGCGGATGTAGTAGCGATTATTAAAGATAAAAAATAG
- a CDS encoding class IIb bacteriocin, lactobin A/cerein 7B family, translated as MTNFDNMEQNFVALTEEELTDVNGGAWPIVAWVIANPVTAAKIAGGITAAGIAGYNYVTGRW; from the coding sequence ATGACAAATTTTGACAACATGGAACAGAACTTTGTAGCTCTTACGGAAGAAGAGTTGACGGATGTGAATGGGGGAGCATGGCCGATTGTAGCTTGGGTGATTGCTAATCCTGTGACAGCAGCTAAAATTGCTGGTGGAATTACTGCAGCAGGAATTGCAGGTTATAATTATGTGACGGGTAGATGGTAA
- a CDS encoding bacteriocin, with protein MEKSILKFETMTDTDLQEIQGGAFPLLIPVAVGFVKGFVYTGGAILTTRALFSGK; from the coding sequence ATGGAAAAATCTATTTTAAAATTTGAAACAATGACTGATACGGACTTGCAGGAAATTCAAGGGGGAGCCTTTCCCCTTCTTATCCCTGTGGCAGTTGGTTTTGTAAAAGGTTTTGTATATACAGGTGGAGCTATTTTAACAACTCGAGCACTCTTTTCAGGTAAATAG
- a CDS encoding bacteriocin immunity protein, whose amino-acid sequence MKVVQLLQKAWPEFIVLFSSITYLMIRIVADVNKINLPTWFECFDIPTISLFLMTFISLYRSKENIISE is encoded by the coding sequence ATGAAAGTCGTTCAATTACTACAAAAAGCTTGGCCAGAGTTTATTGTATTGTTTAGCTCTATAACTTATCTAATGATTAGAATTGTGGCTGATGTAAACAAAATAAATCTACCTACGTGGTTTGAATGTTTTGATATACCTACGATTTCATTATTTTTGATGACATTTATCTCACTTTATAGAAGTAAAGAGAATATCATTTCAGAATAG